From a region of the Arachis ipaensis cultivar K30076 chromosome B09, Araip1.1, whole genome shotgun sequence genome:
- the LOC107615737 gene encoding putative B3 domain-containing protein At1g78640, whose translation MQSDNYNPRMMIKKRKSCCLHLRLRSGAECDSCDQENYDSFTCLSMAVDACREQTSSCLERIKKRKREENKKPSFSWGCSTELMMYDDPWKLKKVLNSSDVGSLSRLLLPKEMAEPLVAAVLGYDENQKEGMEVEIWDVDTQSMHSLVFKRWGSSRSYVFMANWIKDFVKRRSLKSGHEVAFHWNPYANRFHFSVLKAATEEDFSN comes from the coding sequence ATGCAAAGTGATAATTATAATCCAAGAATGATGATAAAGAAGAGAAAGAGTTGCTGCTTGCATTTGAGATTGAGAAGTGGAGCGGAATGCGATTCTTGTGATCAAGAAAATTATGATTCTTTCACTTGCTTATCAATGGCGGTGGATGCATGTCGTGAACAAACCTCTTCATGTTTGGAGAGAAtcaagaagagaaaaagggaagaaaacaagaAACCGTCGTTTTCATGGGGATGTTCAACTGAGCTAATGATGTATGACGATCCATGGAAGCTGAAGAAGGTGCTGAACAGCAGCGACGTGGGGAGCTTGAGTAGGCTGTTGCTTCCGAAGGAGATGGCGGAGCCGCTGGTGGCAGCGGTGTTGGGGTACGACGAGAACCAGAAAGAAGGAATGGAGGTCGAGATATGGGACGTTGACACACAGTCAATGCACAGTCTTGTGTTCAAGAGATGGGGTTCTTCTAGAAGCTATGTCTTCATGGCCAATTGGATTAAAGACTTTGTCAAAAGAAGGTCTCTCAAGTCCGGCCATGAGGTTGCCTTCCACTGGAATCCTTACGCCAACCGCTTTCATTTTTCTGTTCTCAAGGCTGCCACAGAGGAGGATTTCTCAAACTGA
- the LOC107615736 gene encoding uncharacterized protein LOC107615736 yields MISRKYCWVIRRYNGSHTCTKAIISQDHSKLDSNTITEAIKSLVEADPSLKVKSVIAEVQSKFNYTVSYRKAWLAKQKSVEKIFGGWEASYKALPIWFEAMSHKEPSAVVHFETIHAYQGDDLVDETHLYGKYKGCLLVAVSQDAVERSHGAWSPPRAFYMFCIRHIESNFLRKFKAPYLQKLVVNIGYSRTVRKYELCYQHLRERGEAYTNWLNRIPCEQYALAFDGGYRWGHMTTNLVECINSVLKGARNLPITALVKATFYRLNELFTRKRAEAEAWITAGHVFSEHVTAKLHANQLASGKIQVNFFDRKNEVFEVREMPSGVEYAVDLRRQRCDCVEFQVDRIPCPHVFACCANQRLD; encoded by the exons ATGATCAGCAGAAAGTACTGTTGGGTTATTAGGAGGTACAACGGCAGTCACACTTGTACCAAAGCAATCATTTCTCAGGATCATTCGAAGCTGGATTCAAATACAATTACAGAAGCCATAAAGTCGTTGGTTGAGGCTGACCCCTCTTTAAAGGTAAAATCAGTTATTGCAGAAGTGCAGTCGAAGTTCAACTACACCGTCAGTTATcggaaagcatggttggctaagcaaaagtCAGTTGAGaaaatatttggaggttgggaaGCATCCTACAAAGCATTGCCCATATGGTTCGAGGCCATGTCTCATAAGGAGCCATCAGCTGTCGTGCATTTTGAGACTATACATGCATATCAAGGTGATGACTTG GTGGACGAGACTCACTTGTACGGAAAGTATAAGGGTTGCTTGTTAGTGGCCGTTTCGCAGGATG CTGTGGAACGCAGTCACGGAGCTTGGTCACCTCCTAGAGCTTTCTACATGTTTTGTATCAGGCATATTGAGTCGAACTTTCTGAGAAAATTCAAGGCACCGTACCTGCAAAAGCTTGTCGTCAATATAG GATATTCGAGGACGGTTCGCAAGTATGAATTGTGTTACCAGCATTTACGAGAGCGGGGTGAGGCGTACACTAATTGGTTAAACCGTATTCCCTGTGAACAGTATGCGTTGGCATTCGACGGTGGTTACCGATGGGGTCACATGACGACTAATCTAGTGGAATGCATCAACTCAGTCttgaagggtgcacgcaatctCCCCATCACTGCACTTGTGAAAGCAACATTCTACAGACTTAATGAGTTGTTCACACGGAAAAGAGCCGAGGCGGAGGCTTGGATTACTGCTGGCCATGTTTTTTCTGAGCATGTGACTGCCAAACTTCATGCAAATCAACTTGCATCAGGAAAAATTCAAGTTAACTTCTTCGACAGGAAGAATGAGGTCTTTGAAGTGCGTGAGATGCCAAGTGGAGTGGAGTATGCTGTTGACCTCCGTCGTCAAAGATGTGACTGTGTTGAGTTCCAGGTGGACCGGATTCCTTGCCCGCATGTGTTTGCCTGTTGTGCAAATCAACGACTAGATTAG
- the LOC107617493 gene encoding ADP-ribosylation factor-like protein 5 — translation MGAMVSRFWFMLFPAKEYKIVVVGLDNAGKTTTLYKLHLGEVVTTNPTVGSNVEEVVYKNIRFEVWDLGGQERLWTSWATYYRGTHAVIAVIDSSDRARISIMKDELFRLLGHDELQHSVILVFANKQDIKDAMTPAEITDALSLHSIKDHDWHIQACCALTGEGLYDGLGWIAGRVTGKAPS, via the exons ATGGGGGCAATGGTATCGCGGTTCTGGTTCATGTTGTTCCCTGCAAAGGAGTATaagattgttgttgttggtttggaTAATGCTGGGAAGACCACTACCCTTTACAAGTTGCATCTTGGTGAGGTTGTCACTACCAACCCTACTGTTGGTAGCAATGTTGAAGAGGTTGTCTACAAGAACATTCGATTCGAG GTTTGGGATCTAGGCGGACAAGAAAGGCTCTGGACATCATGGGCAACATATTATCGAGGAACACATGCTGTGATTGCGGTGATAGATAGTAGCGATAGAGCAAGGATCTCTATTATGAAGGATGAACTTTTCAGGTTGCTGGGGCACGACGAATTGCAGCACTCAGTCATCCTCGTCTTTGCCAATAAACAAGATATCAAGGATGCCATGACACCTGCTGAGATCACCGATGCGCTATCTCTTCACAGCATCAAGGATCATGATTGGCATATACAAGCATGTTGTGCCCTCACTGGAGAAGGGTTGTATGATGGTCTCGGATGGATTGCCGGGCGAGTAACCGGCAAGGCACCATCATGA